The DNA window ACGCACCAGAAGACCACGATGGAGATCGCCGACGCGCTGTACGGCGTGACCATGCGTGGCGACGGAGTGTCCGCGGTGATCTCGCAAAGGCTGCGCGAGGCGGAATCCGCCTAGTTCTGATGGTCGCAGCCCCGGCTCGCTCAGTTTCGCCGCACGCCACCGTCTGTCATGCGGCGTCCGTCGCGCGTCTTGGGCTTCTTCGACGAGCCGGACTGCGCCGCCCAGTGCGCGAAGATCATTTAGGGTCGGTTAGCCTTCCCTAATTCGTTCGCGTCCCCAACCGCAGGTGGCTATGTCCTACCCCTTCGACACCTGGCTGGCGGCGTCGGTGCTCACCGACCCGCGCCGGCCGGAGCTCGGCGCGTTCCTGCGCGGGTGGGAGGAGATCTGCGTCGCGACGCCGGCCGTGGCGGCGGCGCTGTGGTGGAAGCAGTACAGCTGGTACGCGACCATCGCCGCCGTCGAAGGCTGGATGCTCGGCACGGTGCCCGACCTGTTGCCGTCGGCGGTGCCCGTACGCGTCTCGCTCTCACGCCCGCACGTGATCGTGCGACCCGGTCCGGCCGAGCCGATCATCGGCGGATCCGCCGTCGACTTCGCGAAGTGGTTCCGTCAAGACGTCCTTGACATCCACCTCTCGCCGATGGTCGAACGGCTGCACGACCTCACGCGCGTCGGTCGGCGCGTGCTCTGGGGCTCGGTCGCGCACGCCGTCGCGTACCCGCTCGCGGGTGGGCTGCCCGACTACGCGGACGTCCTCGCCGAGATCGGCGCTCCGCTGGATGGCCTTCTCTCCTGCGGAGATGGGGGCGAGGTCGAGCGGAACACGTGCTGCCTGGCGTTCCGGATGGGCGAGCCGACGGTCTGCTCGTACTGCCCGATCCGCCGTACGTCCGGTGACGTCGATCACGTTGGGCAACTTCGGGTCTCCTCGCTGCGTTAGGCCAGCGTCTCGACCAGTCGAGCGAGCCATGGGATGGCGACGGTAAGGGTCGGCACGATCACGAGCGCTGCCGCTGTCGCGTAGGTCGCGGCGGCGAGCAGCGGGTGTGCGCCGGCCGGTCTGTTCATCCGTTGTACGCGTTCCAGCGTCATCGTTCCCGAGGCGGCGAGCGCCGCGCTCGGGACGGGGGACTCCGACAGTCGTACGAGAGCGCGGGCCACGTGCGTCGGGCCGACCTGGCGGCGGGCCGCGTCGTCGGCGAGCATCTCGACCAGCGCCTGGTTCTGTTCCAGCGCGGTGTTCTCCAGCGCCACGCGTCCGCGGAGGAACTTCGGGAACGCCTCGCGGAGCGCGGCGAACGCCTCGAGCACGAGGTCGTGCCGGGCTCTGAGGTGGGCTCGCTCGTGCGCGAGGACGGCACGGAGCTCTGCTTCGTCCAGCGTGGCGAGCGTTCCGGACGAGATCACGACGCGGGCGTCGGTGAGCGACGGCAGGCAGTACGCGATCGGCGTCTGCTCGGCGAGGATGCGGAGCTCCTTGCGTACCTCGTCCGGCGCGGCGACCAGGTCGACCAGCATCCGGTGCCGCCGGCGGCGAGCACGGGTGTGGATCGCGACCTTCGCGGTGGACCAGGCGAGCCGGATCGCGACCACGCAGGTGAGCGTGGAGAGCGCGGAGTGCAGGACGACCTGCAGCGTCGACGGGTTGTCGGCGTGCAGGAACTCCAGCCCGATCGCGAGCCCGGCGCCGAACACGGCGAGTACGGCGGACAACGCCATGCTCTGCCAGAGCACGATCGCGGCCCGCGGGACCTTGGTGGGCCACTTGCTGCGTGCGAGCAGAACGGGAGCGGGTCCGGTGAGGACCAGTGCCAGTGCGCTCAGCACGAGCGGGGTCATGGCTTGTTCTCGAGCTCTTCGAGGGCTTTGCGGATGGCGGCGGCCTCGTCGGGGGTCGCCTGATCGACGAAGCGGACGAGCGCGGCCGTACGTTCCGCCTCGGCTCCGGCACCGTCGAGGGCCTCGCGCATGAGGTCGGCGACGAGCTGGTCCTTGGTCGCGGCGGCCACGTAGCGGTAGGCACGCCCGTCACGGACGCGGTTGACGATGCCCTTCTTCGCGAGCCGGTCGAGCACGGTCATCACTGTCGTGTAGGCGAGGTCTCGTTCGGTCAGTGCCTCGTGCACCTCGCGTACGGTGACCGGGCTGGGAGCCGCCCACACGCGTTCCATCACGTCACGTTCGAGATTGCCGAGCTGCGCCACGCCTCCATCCTACGACGCGGTGTCGTACGCCCTAGAATCGCTGCCGTGAGCGGGGTGACAGGTGCAGAGCCGGCGCTGGTGTGGCCGGGTGAGTGGAAGCGTGAGATCGGGCGCGGCAAGTTCTATCCGACGCTGATCATCGGGTTCGCGGTGTTCATCGGGATCTCGGGCTTGCTGCTGCTCGCCCAGGGGAAGCTGGCCGGCGCGTTCATCGTGCTGGTGATCGCAGTTGGCGCCGCCTTGGTCGGCGTCGCGCGGTGGCCGCGGAAGCTGCGTGGTGCGTTCACGACCGACTCGGTGGTCGTCAACGGGATGCTGGAGAACGGCGTGCTGATCCCGATGCGCGTGTCCCGGACGGCCGGTGCGGGGCTGGCGGTGCTGTGCCTGCCGTTCATGGGCTTCGGCGCCTGGGGCGCGATGGTCGCGTTTCGTGGCCGCGAGTGGTGGCCCCTGTTCTTCTGTGCCTTCTTGTTCGTGCTCGGGGTGTTCTTCCTCTTCGGCGCGATCGGCACCCAGCGCGCGTCCCGCCAGCAGGCTCGCGGGATCCTGCTGACGCCGCAGCGGGTGGTGCTGACGTACGGGGAGAAGCTCGACCTGGAGTGGTCGGAGATCGCCCACGTCGACGCGCGGACGCTTGGAGTGAACACCGAGCTCATCCCGCGCACGGTGATGAACCTGATCGTCTTCGTCGTGCACGATCTCCGCCGGGTGGAGGAGCTGCCCCGCCAGTTCCGAGCCCTCGGGCACAAGGTCGGAGCGAACGCGGTCGGCACCATCGCGGTCGACCGACTGACCGTGGACCCGGTGCGAGTGCTGTACGCGATGCGCTTCTACCTCGCCCACCCCGAAGCCCGCACCGAGCTCGGCACCTCCGCCGCGGTGCAGCGCATCACCCGCGGCGCCTTCTAGCCTCGATCCCTCGACTCGGCGGTGGGTTCGCCCGGTCCGACTCCGCCCTGGGGGCCAACGATCATGTTTACATGATCATTCGCCGCTTTACGTGGGGTGGACGCCAGGTAAGGGGGCCACTGGCCGGGTAAGGCGCAGGAGGAATTCACGGTTTGTCCTCTGGGTGACGACATGCACCGCGGCCAGGCGGGATGCGGAGTGTCGGCGTCAGGCGATCATTGGCAGACACGGTCTAGCCGGCTGTCGAGTGGCGATCGTCGACGAGCGCCCACTGGTCACCGTACGTGCCCTCCTTGACCTGCCGCTGCCGGAGCAGCTCGTGCGGGAACCCCAACGAGAACGCGCTCGCCGCGTCGAGGCGATCGAGCTGCTCCGGCGGAATCGTGACGTCGGCCGCCGCCAGGTTGTCGCGCAGCTGCTCCTCGCGAGACGCACCGACGATGGGGACGACCGTCCCGGGACGGCTGCGCAGCCAGGCGATCGCCACCTGCGCGGGAGTCGTGCCGAGCTCCGCGGCGATGCCCACGACCAGCCGGACGACCTCCTCTTTGTCTTTGCTGTGTTGGAAGGTCTCGGGCGCGACGTCGAGACGGCCGGCGGAGCTTCGCAGGTACCTCCCGTGAGCCGTCCTTCCGCTAGCGGACCCCACGCGGTCACGCCGAGGTCGAACGAACGCGCCATCGGGAGCAGCTCGCGCTCCGGCGTGCGCTCGAGCAGCTTGTAGCGCAGCTGGAGACCGATGAACGGCGACCAGCCGCGCAGGTCGGCCAGTGTGTTGGCCTGCGCGTCGTTCGCGGCGGCCTCTCAGCAGTTCGCCGAGGAGCTGCTCCGAGCGGCCATCGGCGTAGATGTTCGCCGTGTCGAGGAAGTTGCCGCCCGCGTCGGCGTAGAGGTCGAGCATCCGCGCGGACGTCTCCGCGTCGACTCCCCATCCCGTCTCGCCGAACGTCATCGTGCCCAGGGCGAGCTCCGAGACCCGCAGCCCGGATCTGCCCAACCAGGGAAACGCATCATGGGCCGAGCGTCCCAACTGGGGCGCGCTCCAGGTCAAGGCGTGTGAGCGAACCCACGATGACCTCATCTACTACTTCTCGTAGTATTACTACGTCGCGTAGTAGAACCGAGGGGCGAGTGGCATGGATGTGCTCGAGCTGGCGCGGTGGCAGTTCGCCGTCACCACCGTCTACCACTTCTGGTCGGTGCCGATCTCGATCGGCCTGTCCGCCATCGTCGCCGGCCTGCAGACGACCTGGCTGATCACCATCAAGGACGACTACCTCAGGCTTACCAAGTTCTTCGGCAAGCTCCTCGTGATCAACTTCGCGCTCGGCGTCGTCACCGGCCTCGTGCAGGAGTTCCAGTTCGGCCTGAACTGGTCCGCCTACTCCCGCTTCGTCGGCGACGTCTTCGGCATCCCGCTCGCGCTCGAGGGACTGCTCGCGTTCTTCCTCGAGTCCACGTTCCTCGGCCTGTGGATCTTCGGCTGGGACCGCCTCCCCAAGGCCATCCACCTCGCGGCCATCTGGATCGTCGCGATCGGCACGCAGCTCAGTGCGTACGTCATCCTCGCCGCGAACTCGTGGATGCAGCATCCCGTCGGGTACGTGATCGAGGGCGACCGCGTCAGGCTCACCGACTTCGTCGCAGTGCTCACCAACGACACCGCGATCTCCGCCGCACTGCACACCGCGGCCGCCTGCTTCGTCACCGGGGGAGCGCTCGTCGCCGGCATCTCGTTCTGGCATCTCGCGCGCAAGAGCAAGGATGAGAACGCGTTCCGCAAGGGCGCGCTCATCGGCTCGACCGTCGTGCTCGTCGCCGCGCTCGGCGTGATCGGAACGGGTGACCAGCAGATGAAGCTCGTCGCCGCGCAGCAGCCGATGAAGCTCGCCGCCGCCGAGGCCCTGTTCCACACCGAACGGCCAGCCGCGTTCTCGCTCGTCACGATCGGCAACCTCGACGGCACCCGCGAGCTGTGGAGCGTGAAGGCGAGCCACA is part of the Tenggerimyces flavus genome and encodes:
- a CDS encoding ferric iron reductase; its protein translation is MSYPFDTWLAASVLTDPRRPELGAFLRGWEEICVATPAVAAALWWKQYSWYATIAAVEGWMLGTVPDLLPSAVPVRVSLSRPHVIVRPGPAEPIIGGSAVDFAKWFRQDVLDIHLSPMVERLHDLTRVGRRVLWGSVAHAVAYPLAGGLPDYADVLAEIGAPLDGLLSCGDGGEVERNTCCLAFRMGEPTVCSYCPIRRTSGDVDHVGQLRVSSLR
- a CDS encoding M56 family metallopeptidase; this encodes MTPLVLSALALVLTGPAPVLLARSKWPTKVPRAAIVLWQSMALSAVLAVFGAGLAIGLEFLHADNPSTLQVVLHSALSTLTCVVAIRLAWSTAKVAIHTRARRRRHRMLVDLVAAPDEVRKELRILAEQTPIAYCLPSLTDARVVISSGTLATLDEAELRAVLAHERAHLRARHDLVLEAFAALREAFPKFLRGRVALENTALEQNQALVEMLADDAARRQVGPTHVARALVRLSESPVPSAALAASGTMTLERVQRMNRPAGAHPLLAAATYATAAALVIVPTLTVAIPWLARLVETLA
- a CDS encoding BlaI/MecI/CopY family transcriptional regulator codes for the protein MAQLGNLERDVMERVWAAPSPVTVREVHEALTERDLAYTTVMTVLDRLAKKGIVNRVRDGRAYRYVAAATKDQLVADLMREALDGAGAEAERTAALVRFVDQATPDEAAAIRKALEELENKP
- a CDS encoding cytochrome ubiquinol oxidase subunit I, encoding MDVLELARWQFAVTTVYHFWSVPISIGLSAIVAGLQTTWLITIKDDYLRLTKFFGKLLVINFALGVVTGLVQEFQFGLNWSAYSRFVGDVFGIPLALEGLLAFFLESTFLGLWIFGWDRLPKAIHLAAIWIVAIGTQLSAYVILAANSWMQHPVGYVIEGDRVRLTDFVAVLTNDTAISAALHTAAACFVTGGALVAGISFWHLARKSKDENAFRKGALIGSTVVLVAALGVIGTGDQQMKLVAAQQPMKLAAAEALFHTERPAAFSLVTIGNLDGTRELWSVKASHILSFLATGDWNAEIQGITELQAQYERQYGPGSYAPNIPLTFWSFRLMIGFGVLAALLAAVGIAITLRRRRWLTNKWVARVALTLPILPLLANSTGWIFRETGRQPWLAFGLFKTQDGVSPGTTVAEVALSLAVFTLLYGALAIIEISLLKRNAQQLPPTEKPKQDDDLERPMTFAY